In Lodderomyces elongisporus chromosome 2, complete sequence, the following proteins share a genomic window:
- the MHR1 gene encoding mitochondrial recombination protein 1: MGQMRLKSAKKMRKWYIEQLKSRKQNGARIAQGRELKSPDELQSLELAPQVFLFKNLFSGQVLLSQVPAYHQDQIDVQFPNPNWQDRRPSRRQDLWKIMCIANFNNYEYATAAYEGLLQLKKLRQVSKDANDMRRKNEEGNIWFSGQFRPTYSQEAVADLAHVIDEFELEGTRLFWENEWRKGDEKYWNLDLVEHDKLPVHSPNQQTVLLDVMRARAMEEFKRQRESFAQPSQAV; this comes from the coding sequence ATGGGTCAAATGCGTTTAAAGTCCGCAAAGAAGATGCGCAAGTGGTACATTGAGCAGCTCAAGAGTCGTAAACAGAATGGTGCCAGAATTGCTCAAGGTCGTGAACTCAAATCGCCAGATGAGTTGCAAAGTTTAGAATTGGCTCCACaagttttccttttcaagAACTTGTTTAGTGGACAGGTCTTGTTGTCACAAGTTCCAGCATACCACCAAGATCAAATCGATGTGCAATTTCCTAACCCAAACTGGCAGGACAGAAGACCTTCAAGAAGACAGGATCTTTGGAAGATTATGTGTATTGCTAATTTCAACAACTATGAGTACGCAACAGCAGCATACGAAGGATTATTACAATTAAAGAAGTTGAGACAAGTAAGTAAAGATGCAAATGATATGAGAAGGAAAAACGAGGAAGGTaatatttggttttctGGACAGTTTAGGCCGACATATTCCCAAGAAGCTGTAGCAGATTTGGCTCATGTGATTGACGAATTCGAATTGGAAGGCACCAGATTGTTTTGGGAGAATGAGTGGAGGAAAGGAGATGAGAAATATTGGAATCTAGATCTTGTGGAGCACGACAAATTACCTGTACATAGTCCAAATCAACAGACAGTGTTGTTGGACGTTATGCGAGCCAGGGCGATGGAAGAGTTTAAGCGACAAAGAGAATCATTTGCTCAGCCATCTCAAGCAGTTTAG
- the ARO4 gene encoding 3-deoxy-7-phosphoheptulonate synthase, whose translation MSKTPIPSEYDDTRILGYDPLISPALLQHEIRASAESLDVVIRGRYESGQILKGKDDRCLVIVGPCSIHDTKAALEYASRLKKLSEELKDDLCIVMRAYLEKPRTTVGWKGLINDPDVDNSFDINRGLRISRQLYSDLTSLGLPIGSEMLDTISPQYFSDFLSFGAIGARTTESQLHRELASGLSFPIGFKNGTDGGLTVALDAVQAASKGHHFMGVTKNGTAAITTTRGNDACFIILRGGKKITNYDVESVKAAKEAISKSTDPNIKLMVDCSHDNSQKDYRNQPKVLNEVAEQISNGEDAIIGVMIESHLNEGKQSMPPAGQNKEVLKYGVSITDGCVGWDTTVELLTKLSQAVQARRRLKKQKV comes from the coding sequence ATGAGTAAGACTCCAATTCCTTCCGAATACGACGACACCAGGATTTTGGGATACGATCCATTAATATCGCCTGCACTTTTGCAGCACGAAATCAGAGCTAGCGCAGAGTCATTGGATGTGGTGATTAGAGGCCGTTACGAGTCGGGCCAGATCCTCAAGGGTAAAGATGACCGTTGTTTAGTCATTGTTGGCCCATGTTCGATTCACGATACCAAAGCCGCTTTGGAATACGCTTCTCGTTTAAAGAAGCTTAGTGAGGAGTTGAAAGATGATTTGTGTATTGTTATGAGAGCATATTTGGAGAAGCCTAGAACAACTGTTGGCTGGAAAGGTTTGATTAATGACCCCGATGTGGACAATTCATTTGACATCAACCGTGGATTAAGAATTTCCCGTCAGTTGTATTCAGACTTGACCCTGTTGGGTTTACCTATTGGATCCGAGATGTTGGACACTATTTCACCACAATACTTTTCAGATTTCCTTAGTTTCGGTGCTATTGGTGCCAGAACCACTGAGTCGCAGTTGCACAGAGAGTTGGCATCTGGTTTGTCATTCCCTATTGGATTCAAAAATGGTACCGATGGTGGTTTAACCGTTGCATTGGATGCAGTGCAAGCAGCATCGAAAGGTCACCATTTCATGGGTGTGACAAAGAATGGTACTGCAGCCATTACCACTACAAGGGGTAATGATGCATGCTTTATTATCTTGAGAGGTGGTAAAAAGATTACAAACTACGACGTGGAGTCAGTTAAAGCTGCCAAGGAGGCAATCAGCAAGTCGACTGATCCAAACATCAAGCTCATGGTTGATTGCTCGCATGATAACTCACAAAAGGATTATAGGAATCAGCCGAAGGTGTTGAATGAAGTTGCTGAGCAGATCAGTAATGGTGAAGATGCTATCATTGGTGTGATGATTGAAAGTCATTTGAATGAAGGTAAACAGTCGATGCCACCAGCTGGCCAAAACAAGGAGGTTTTGAAATACGGAGTCTCAATCACAGATGGATGTGTTGGCTGGGACACTACAGTTGAGTTGTTGACTAAATTGAGTCAAGCTGTGCAAGCAAGAAGACGtttgaagaagcaaaaggtttga
- the BTN1 gene encoding battenin CLN3 protein (BUSCO:EOG09263C1V), translating to MIIDFINTRKIFISFFTFGLLNNILYVIILSAAIDLVGSATPKATVLLADVVPSFAFKLTAPFFIHMISYRTRIWSLVCLSSGGMLLISLSSPSAIAVKILGIMLASFSSGMGEVSFLQLTHYYGEEAIGGFSSGTGGAGLFGSFLFMLMTNILGMPAWLVLLVFAMTPAGFILTYFTFLPQPDSDQYQELQSSIDDFENDGTEIRAGEAGTEYDVAQAALDLQSNDLKFSSAASLMSHITYTFERIKPLIIPFMVPLTTVYFSEYVINQGISPTLLFPLETLPHWLFSSYRDIYVVYGFLYQLGVLISRSSATFGIRIRRLYLLSLLQGINVMITILQSLYDLPFYSIWPLLMLILYEGLLGGFAYVNTFISVGEQVPRAQREFSMGSVSISDSLGIVLAGLVNWWLETKLCNLQVDRGRDWCLKGGSV from the coding sequence atGATTATCGATTTTATCAACACAAGAAAGATATTCATATCTTTCTTTACATTTGGTCTACTAAACAATATTCTCTATGTCATTATCCTATCAGCAGCAATTGATCTCGTGGGCTCTGCAACGCCCAAGGCAACTGTACTTTTGGCAGATGTTGTCCCGTCGTTTGCATTCAAGTTAACTGCACCCTTTTTCATCCATATGATTTCGTACAGAACGCGAATATGGTCATTGGTTTGTTTGTCCAGCGGAGGGATGCTTTTAATCTCATTAAGCTCACCCCTGGCTATTGCAGTCAAGATATTGGGGATTATGCTTGCATCGTTTTCATCTGGTATGGGCGAAGTCAGTTTCTTGCAACTAACGCATTATTATGGCGAAGAAGCCATTGGCGGATTCTCCAGTGGcactggtggtgctggATTATTTGGcagttttttgtttatgcTCATGACCAACATTCTTGGAATGCCCGCGTGGCTTGTATTGTTGgtgtttgcaatgacaCCAGCAGGGTTTATCTTGACCTATTTTACCTTTTTGCCCCAGCCTGATTCGGACCAGTATCAAGAACTCCAATCATCCATagatgattttgaaaatgatggAACAGAAATAAGAGCTGGTGAAGCAGGAACTGAATACGACGTGGCGCAAGCGGCTCTTGATTTACAAAGCAatgatttgaaattttcatCTGCAGCATCATTGATGTCGCATATTACTTATACATTTGAGAGAATAAAGCCATTGATTATTCCCTTTATGGTCCCATTAACCACCGTGTACTTTTCAGAATATGTTATTAATCAAGGTATCTCACCTACACTTTTATTTCCGTTGGAAACATTGCCACATTGGTTATTTTCCAGCTATCGAGACATTTACGTCGTTTATGGATTCCTTTACCAATTGGGAGTTTTAATTTCCCGCTCATCTGCCACTTTTGGAATTCGAATTCGACGCTTATATTTGTTATCCCTATTGCAGGGCATCAATGTTATGATTACTATATTGCAATCGCTTTACGATTTGCCCTTTTATAGTATATGGCCATTGTTAATGCTCATACTCTACGAAGGTTTACTAGGAGGCTTTGCATATGTCAATACGTTTATTTCTGTTGGCGAGCAGGTCCCTAGGGCGCAGAGAGAGTTTAGTATGGGGAGCGTAAGTATTAGCGATAGCTTGGGTATTGTGCTAGCCGGATTAGTCAATTGGTGGTTGGAGACCAAGTTGTGCAATTTGCAAGTCGATAGAGGAAGAGACTGGTGTTTAAAAGGCGGATCAGTATAG